A single Eulemur rufifrons isolate Redbay chromosome 9, OSU_ERuf_1, whole genome shotgun sequence DNA region contains:
- the SUPT4H1 gene encoding transcription elongation factor SPT4 isoform X2, protein MALETVPKDLRHLRACLLCSLVKTIDQFEYDGCDNCDAYLQMKGNREMVYDCTSSSFDGIIAMMSPEDSWVSKWQRVSNFKPGVYAVSVTGRLPQGIVRELKSRGVAYKSRDTAIKT, encoded by the exons ATGGCCCTGGAGACGGTACCGAAGGACCTGCGGCATCTGCGGGCTTGTTTATTGTGTTCGCTGGTCAAG ACCATAGACCAGTTTGAATATGACGGTTGTGACAATTGTGATGCGTACTTACAGATGAAGGGTAACCGAGAGATGGTATACGACTGCACCAGCTCTTCCTTTGATGG AATCATTGCCATGATGAGTCCAGAGGACAGCTGGGTTTCCAAGTGGCAGCGAGTCA gtAACTTTAAGCCAGGTGTGTATGCGGTGTCAGTCACTGGTCGCCTGCCCCAAG GAATCGTGAGGGAGCTGAAAAGTCGAGGAGTGGCCTACAAATCCAGAGACACAGCTATAAAGACCTAG
- the SUPT4H1 gene encoding transcription elongation factor SPT4 isoform X1 — translation MALETVPKDLRHLRACLLCSLVKVSVGDLVTIDQFEYDGCDNCDAYLQMKGNREMVYDCTSSSFDGIIAMMSPEDSWVSKWQRVSNFKPGVYAVSVTGRLPQGIVRELKSRGVAYKSRDTAIKT, via the exons ATGGCCCTGGAGACGGTACCGAAGGACCTGCGGCATCTGCGGGCTTGTTTATTGTGTTCGCTGGTCAAGGTGTCCGTCGGGGACCTGGTT ACCATAGACCAGTTTGAATATGACGGTTGTGACAATTGTGATGCGTACTTACAGATGAAGGGTAACCGAGAGATGGTATACGACTGCACCAGCTCTTCCTTTGATGG AATCATTGCCATGATGAGTCCAGAGGACAGCTGGGTTTCCAAGTGGCAGCGAGTCA gtAACTTTAAGCCAGGTGTGTATGCGGTGTCAGTCACTGGTCGCCTGCCCCAAG GAATCGTGAGGGAGCTGAAAAGTCGAGGAGTGGCCTACAAATCCAGAGACACAGCTATAAAGACCTAG
- the SUPT4H1 gene encoding transcription elongation factor SPT4 isoform X3: MALETTIDQFEYDGCDNCDAYLQMKGNREMVYDCTSSSFDGIIAMMSPEDSWVSKWQRVSNFKPGVYAVSVTGRLPQGIVRELKSRGVAYKSRDTAIKT; encoded by the exons ATGGCCCTGGAGACG ACCATAGACCAGTTTGAATATGACGGTTGTGACAATTGTGATGCGTACTTACAGATGAAGGGTAACCGAGAGATGGTATACGACTGCACCAGCTCTTCCTTTGATGG AATCATTGCCATGATGAGTCCAGAGGACAGCTGGGTTTCCAAGTGGCAGCGAGTCA gtAACTTTAAGCCAGGTGTGTATGCGGTGTCAGTCACTGGTCGCCTGCCCCAAG GAATCGTGAGGGAGCTGAAAAGTCGAGGAGTGGCCTACAAATCCAGAGACACAGCTATAAAGACCTAG